A stretch of DNA from Micromonospora peucetia:
ACGCCGGCAGCAGCAGCTCGTGGCCGGGATAGAGCTCCCAGAGCACGGCGAGCAGTGCCTTGTTCGACAGCAGCAGCTTCCAGGCCGGCTCGATCCAGGTCGTCGGGGTGCCCGGCTCCAGCGCCGGCGGCCCGTACGGCTCGGCGAGCATCCACTCCCAGGGGTAGAGCTTGAAGCAGGTGGTGACCGGGTGGCCCGACGCGTCGACGAAGCGCCGGCCGTCCCAGCCGAGCTGTTGGATCGGCTGGAGCGTGACCTCCAGGCCGGCCTGCCGGGCGGTCTCGGCGAGGTAGCCGGCGGTCATGTGGTCCTCGCCGGACTCCTCCTCGTTCGACCAGAGCACATGTACCCGGCGGTCGTGCAGCCCCGACCCGATCTTCGCCCAGGCGCCGACGAGGCGCTCGTGCAGGCTGTTCCACTGGTCCAGCTCCGGCCGGGTGTGCTCAAGCCAGTACCACTGGATGATGCTCGCCTCGACCAGCGCGGTGGGGGTGTCGGCGTTGTACTCCAGCAGCTTCGGCGGCCAACTGCCGTCGTACCAGAAATCGAAGCGCCCGTAGAGGGTGGGCGGCGCCTCGCGCAGCGACCGGGCCACGGCCTCGGCCGCCCAGGCGGGGATGCCGAACTCGGCGTAGCGGTGGTGCGCGACGACGTGTTCGGCGGCGGCGACCGACATCCGGTGCAGCTCCTCGGTCGCCTCCTCCAGCCGCAGCACCTCGTCCAGCTCGAACGCGTACGCGGCGGTCTCGTCCCAGTACGACATGATGCCGCCGTCGGGCAGCTCGGTGTCGACGTACACCAGGCCCTGCGCGCGGATGGTGGCGTCCCAGTCCGGGCGGGGGGTGACCGCCTCCCGGCGCACCTCAGCCGCCGCAGGCGGCTAGGTGGGTGCCGAAGCCGCCCCGCTCGGGCATGGCCGCGGTGGTCGGCTCCGGCGCGGTCCGTCCGGTGGTCACCGTCGGGGCCCGCAGCGCCAGGGCCACCGTCCCGCCGCCGCCCACCGGGCCGAGGGCGCAGTCGTCATCGTCGTCGTCCGAGGTCGTGTTGCAGCCGGAGAGGGCGAGCGCGAGGACGGTGAGCGCGCCGAGCTGCACGGAGGCCGACCGGAGCCGGCGGCGGGGGCGTTGTTCCACGTCATCGTTGTAGCCGATGGAGGCCACCGTCGTCCGCCCACGGCTGGTGCCTGTGATGCGGTTGGGACCTGGCGATCGAGGCTGCGCCCGCCGCCCCGCGCGGGGCAGCGGTGGGCGTTACGCTCGGTCCATGCTCCGTACCATCATCCTCGCTGCCTCCCGGTCATCGCAGGTCGAGCGGCTCGTCGCGACGGCCCCGTTCACCCGGGACCTCGTCCGCCGGTTCGTCGCCGGCGCCAGGACCGACGACGCGTTGCGCGCGACCCGCGAGCTCGTCGACGACGGCCTCGCGGTCACTCTCGACAACCTCGGCGAGGACACCGTCACCCCCGAGCAGGCCACCGCCACCCGCGACGAGTACGTGCGGCTGCTGAGGGAGCTATCCGGCGCGGGGCTCACCCCGGCGGCCGAGGTGAGCGTCAAGCTGTCGGCGCTCGGCCAGATGTTCGACGAGCAGCTCGCCTACGACAACGCGCGGGCGATCTGCGCCGCCGCCGAGGCGGCGGGCACCACGGTCACCCTGGACATGGAGGACCACACCACCACCGACTCGACGCTGGACATCCTCGCCAAGCTGCGCAAGGACCACCCGTCGACCGGGGCGGTGCTCCAGGCGTACCTGCGGCGGACCGAGTCGGACTGCCGCGAGCTGGCCACGGAGGGCTCCCGGGTGCGGCTGTGCAAGGGCGCGTACAAGGAGCCGGAGTCGGTGGCCTACCAGTCCACCCGCGAGGTGGACAAGTCCTACGTGCGCTGCATGAACATCCTGATGTCCGGCGACGGCCATCCGATGCTGGCCACCCACGACCCCCGCCTGATCGCCATCGGCGAGGACCGGGCCCGCTGGTTCGACCGCGGCCCCGAGCGATTCGAGTTCCAGATGCTGTACGGCATCCGCCCGGAGGAGCAGGCCCGGCTGGTCGGCGAGGGCTACACCGTGCGCACCTACCTGCCCTACGGCGAGGACTGGTACGGCTACCTGATGCGCCGGCTCGCCGAGCGTCCGGCCAACCTGATGTTCTTCGGCCGGGCCGTGGTCTCGAAGAAGTGAGTCAGCCGTTCGGCCAGCCCCGGGTGCCCAGCGCCAGGGGCTGAGTAAGCCCTTGACGGTTTTGGCTAACTGGATTAGCTTTTAGGTTATGCCAACTAGCTATGTGGGGCGGGACGGCGGGCGGATCGCCTACGAGGTGCACGGGCAGGGGTCGCTCGTCGTCCTCTCGCACGGCATGGGGGAGAACCGCCGCTCGTTCCGGCACCTGGTCCCGTTGCTCGTCGCGGCCGGGCACCGGGTGGCGTCGGTGGACGTCCGGGGGCACGGCGAGTCCACCGCCGGCTGGCCGTCGTACGCCCCGGCCGAGGTCGGCGCCGACCTGCTCGCGGTGGTCCGCGACCTCGGCGACGGACCGGCCACCCTGGTCGGCAACTCGTCCAGCGCCGCGGCCGTGGTCTTCGCCGCCGCCGACGCCCCCGCGCTCGTCAACGGCATCGTCCAGATCGGCCCGTTCGTCAGGCAGCCGAAGCTCAACCCGTTCATGCGGCTGGCCCTGGCCGCCGTGCTGCGCAGCCCCCGGCTGTTCGGGCTGTTCCACCGCACGCTCTTCCCGTGCGCCCGGCCGGCCGACGACGCGGCGTACCGCAGGGCGATGGTCGCCACCCTGCGCGAGCCCGGCCGGATGGCGGCGACCCGTGGCCTGAACGTGCCGGCCGACCCGCACTGGACCACCCGCGCCCGCGAGGTCCGGCAGCCGGTGCTGGTGCTGATGGGCGCGCAGGACCCGGACTTCCCCGACCCGGGCGCCGAGGCACGGGCGGCCCGCCGGCTCTTCGCCACCGCCGAGGCCCGGATGATCGACGACTCCGGCCACTACCCGCACGCCGACCAGCCGGCGCGTACCGCCGCCCAGCTCACCGAGTTCCTGGCGGTCACCGGTGCCTAGGGTCGGGCTCAACCAGCGGACCGTGGTGCGCGAGGCAGCCCGGCTCGCCGACGAGGTCGGCGCCGACCAGCTCACCCTCGCCGCGCTGGCACACCGGCTCGGCGTCGCGCTGCCCAGCCTCTACAAGCACGTCCGAGGGGCCGAGGCGCTCGCCCAGAAGCTCTCCGCGCTGGCCACCGCCGAGCTTGCCGACGAACTGACCACCGCCGCCGCGGGCCGGGCCGGCGGGGACGCGCTACGGGCCGTCGCCGCCGCCTACCGGTCGTACGCCCACCGCCACCCCGGTCGCTATCCGACCACCCAGCGGGTGCCGGACCCGACCGACCCGGAGCACG
This window harbors:
- a CDS encoding glutathionylspermidine synthase family protein, with the translated sequence MRREAVTPRPDWDATIRAQGLVYVDTELPDGGIMSYWDETAAYAFELDEVLRLEEATEELHRMSVAAAEHVVAHHRYAEFGIPAWAAEAVARSLREAPPTLYGRFDFWYDGSWPPKLLEYNADTPTALVEASIIQWYWLEHTRPELDQWNSLHERLVGAWAKIGSGLHDRRVHVLWSNEEESGEDHMTAGYLAETARQAGLEVTLQPIQQLGWDGRRFVDASGHPVTTCFKLYPWEWMLAEPYGPPALEPGTPTTWIEPAWKLLLSNKALLAVLWELYPGHELLLPAYLDSPRAMTEYVAKPLLGREGGSVRIVTGDTEITNPGIYGDEGWCYQEFRALPEFAGNRMVLGSWIVDGESAGVGVRESASLITDGYARFLPHYIDAPRAP
- a CDS encoding proline dehydrogenase family protein — protein: MLRTIILAASRSSQVERLVATAPFTRDLVRRFVAGARTDDALRATRELVDDGLAVTLDNLGEDTVTPEQATATRDEYVRLLRELSGAGLTPAAEVSVKLSALGQMFDEQLAYDNARAICAAAEAAGTTVTLDMEDHTTTDSTLDILAKLRKDHPSTGAVLQAYLRRTESDCRELATEGSRVRLCKGAYKEPESVAYQSTREVDKSYVRCMNILMSGDGHPMLATHDPRLIAIGEDRARWFDRGPERFEFQMLYGIRPEEQARLVGEGYTVRTYLPYGEDWYGYLMRRLAERPANLMFFGRAVVSKK
- a CDS encoding alpha/beta fold hydrolase, encoding MPTSYVGRDGGRIAYEVHGQGSLVVLSHGMGENRRSFRHLVPLLVAAGHRVASVDVRGHGESTAGWPSYAPAEVGADLLAVVRDLGDGPATLVGNSSSAAAVVFAAADAPALVNGIVQIGPFVRQPKLNPFMRLALAAVLRSPRLFGLFHRTLFPCARPADDAAYRRAMVATLREPGRMAATRGLNVPADPHWTTRAREVRQPVLVLMGAQDPDFPDPGAEARAARRLFATAEARMIDDSGHYPHADQPARTAAQLTEFLAVTGA
- a CDS encoding TetR/AcrR family transcriptional regulator, producing MPRVGLNQRTVVREAARLADEVGADQLTLAALAHRLGVALPSLYKHVRGAEALAQKLSALATAELADELTTAAAGRAGGDALRAVAAAYRSYAHRHPGRYPTTQRVPDPTDPEHVAAGERAVGAIRSTLRGYGFDGDDTIDATRMLRSTLHGFVSLEAAGGFGLPRAVDASFAHLVAALDGAFRSWPRDSDR